Proteins encoded within one genomic window of Actinomycetes bacterium:
- a CDS encoding SCO4226 family nickel-binding protein, translating to MPQFMDVHTSMVGVTPEALLEAHNADLAIQADENVDFQKAWADPVSGHVFCLSEAPSADAVRKIHERAGHPADEVHEITVTA from the coding sequence ATGCCGCAGTTCATGGACGTACACACCAGCATGGTTGGGGTTACACCAGAGGCTTTGCTTGAGGCTCATAACGCGGACCTGGCAATTCAGGCCGACGAGAACGTCGATTTCCAGAAGGCGTGGGCGGACCCCGTCTCTGGACATGTCTTCTGCCTGTCGGAGGCCCCTAGCGCCGATGCCGTCCGGAAGATTCATGAGCGTGCTGGTCACCCGGCCGACGAGGTCCACGAGATCACGGTGACGGCCTGA